The following proteins come from a genomic window of Citrobacter europaeus:
- the kdsC gene encoding 3-deoxy-manno-octulosonate-8-phosphatase KdsC — MSKAGASLATCYGPVSTDVITRAENIRLLILDVDGVLSDGLIYMGNNGEELKAFNVRDGYGIRCALTSGIEVAIITGRKAKLVEDRCATLGITHLYQGQSDKLVAFNDLLSKLAVTPENVAYVGDDLIDWPVMAQVGLSVAVADAHPLLIPRADYVTRIDGGRGAVREVCDLLLLAQGKLDEAKGQSI; from the coding sequence ATGAGTAAAGCAGGTGCGTCGCTTGCGACCTGTTATGGACCCGTCAGCACAGACGTTATCACCCGGGCAGAGAACATCCGTTTGCTGATCCTGGATGTGGATGGCGTACTGTCTGATGGTCTGATTTATATGGGCAACAACGGTGAAGAGCTGAAGGCTTTTAACGTCCGCGATGGTTACGGAATTCGCTGTGCGCTCACTTCCGGTATCGAGGTTGCCATTATTACCGGACGAAAGGCTAAACTTGTAGAAGATCGCTGTGCCACATTGGGGATCACGCATTTGTATCAGGGGCAGTCAGACAAACTGGTCGCCTTTAACGATCTCCTTAGCAAACTGGCAGTCACGCCTGAAAATGTCGCGTACGTTGGTGATGACCTGATCGACTGGCCGGTGATGGCGCAAGTGGGATTAAGCGTGGCGGTGGCGGATGCGCATCCTCTGCTGATCCCGCGCGCCGATTACGTTACCCGCATCGATGGGGGACGTGGCGCGGTGCGTGAAGTCTGCGATTTATTACTCCTGGCGCAGGGCAAACTGGACGAGGCCAAAGGGCAATCGATATGA
- the hpf gene encoding ribosome hibernation promoting factor, producing MQLNITGNNVEITEALRDFVNTKFAKLEQYFDRINQVYIVLKVEKVTHISDATLHVNGGEIHASAEGQDMYAAIDGLIDKLARQLTKHKDKLKQH from the coding sequence ATGCAGCTCAACATCACTGGAAACAACGTCGAAATCACGGAAGCCCTGCGCGATTTTGTGAATACAAAATTCGCCAAGCTTGAACAATATTTCGACCGGATTAATCAGGTCTATATTGTGTTGAAAGTGGAGAAGGTTACACATATCTCGGACGCAACACTGCATGTGAACGGTGGCGAAATTCATGCCAGCGCGGAAGGTCAGGATATGTACGCCGCCATTGACGGTTTAATTGATAAACTGGCTCGGCAGTTAACAAAACATAAAGATAAACTGAAACAGCACTAA
- the npr gene encoding PTS phosphocarrier protein NPr: MTVKQTVEITNKLGMHARPAMKLFELMQGFEAEVLLRNDEGTEAEANSVIALLMLDSAKGRQIEVEATGPQEVEALAAVIALFNSGFDED; this comes from the coding sequence ATGACCGTGAAGCAAACCGTTGAAATCACGAATAAGCTGGGTATGCATGCCCGCCCAGCCATGAAACTGTTTGAATTGATGCAGGGCTTCGAAGCAGAAGTGTTGCTGCGTAATGATGAAGGAACGGAAGCCGAGGCCAACAGCGTTATCGCTCTGCTGATGCTGGACTCCGCCAAAGGGCGTCAGATAGAAGTTGAAGCCACGGGTCCACAGGAAGTTGAAGCCCTGGCAGCGGTAATTGCCCTGTTTAACTCAGGCTTTGACGAAGATTAA
- the rpoN gene encoding RNA polymerase factor sigma-54, with product MKQGLQLRLSQQLAMTPQLQQAIRLLQLSTLELQQELQQALESNPLLEQTDLHDEIDTQEKQDSESLDTADALEQKEMPEELPLDASWDEIYTAGTPSGTSGDYIDDELPVYQGETTQSLQDYLMWQVELTPFSDTDRAIATSIVDAVDETGYLTVTLDDILESMGDDDVGMDEIEAVLKRVQRFDPVGVAAKDLRDCLLIQLSQFDKATPWLEEARLIISDHLDLLANHDFRTLMRVTRLKEDVLKEAVNLIQSLDPRPGQSIQTGEPEYVIPDVLVRKHNDRWVVELNGDSIPRLQINQHYAAMCNSARNDADSQFIRSNLQDAKWLIKSLESRNDTLLRVSRCIVEQQQAFFEQGEEFMKPMVLADIAQAVEMHESTISRVTTQKYLHSPRGIFELKYFFSSHVNTEGGGEASSTAIRALVKKLIAAENPAKPLSDSKLTSMLSEQGIMVARRTVAKYRESLSIPPSNQRKQLV from the coding sequence ATGAAGCAAGGTTTGCAACTCAGGCTTAGCCAACAACTGGCGATGACGCCTCAGCTACAACAGGCTATCCGTCTGTTGCAGCTGTCCACGCTGGAACTTCAGCAAGAACTTCAGCAAGCGCTGGAAAGTAACCCACTGCTCGAGCAAACCGATCTTCACGACGAAATTGATACCCAGGAAAAACAGGACAGCGAATCCCTCGACACCGCAGATGCTCTCGAACAAAAAGAGATGCCAGAGGAACTACCGCTTGACGCCAGTTGGGATGAAATTTACACCGCCGGTACGCCTTCTGGCACCAGCGGAGATTACATCGACGACGAACTGCCTGTGTACCAGGGTGAGACCACGCAATCGCTGCAGGATTACCTGATGTGGCAAGTGGAGCTGACCCCGTTCTCGGATACCGATCGCGCCATTGCGACATCCATCGTTGATGCGGTAGACGAAACCGGTTATCTCACCGTAACCCTGGACGATATTCTCGAAAGCATGGGCGATGACGACGTCGGTATGGACGAAATCGAAGCCGTGCTTAAACGCGTTCAGCGTTTTGATCCCGTGGGCGTAGCGGCCAAAGATCTCCGCGACTGCTTACTGATTCAACTTTCACAGTTTGATAAAGCCACGCCGTGGCTGGAAGAAGCGCGCCTGATCATCAGCGATCATCTCGATCTGTTAGCCAATCATGACTTCCGCACGCTGATGCGCGTGACCCGGCTGAAAGAAGATGTGCTGAAAGAAGCCGTCAACCTCATCCAGTCGCTCGATCCCCGCCCAGGACAGTCGATCCAAACCGGCGAACCGGAATACGTCATCCCGGATGTGCTGGTGCGTAAGCATAACGATCGCTGGGTGGTCGAACTCAACGGCGACAGTATTCCACGGCTGCAGATTAACCAGCATTACGCCGCCATGTGCAACAGCGCGCGCAACGATGCTGACAGCCAGTTTATTCGTAGCAATCTGCAGGATGCGAAGTGGCTGATTAAAAGCCTGGAAAGTCGCAATGATACGCTGCTGCGCGTCAGTCGCTGCATCGTTGAACAGCAGCAAGCCTTCTTTGAGCAAGGCGAAGAGTTTATGAAACCGATGGTGCTGGCGGATATCGCCCAGGCCGTCGAGATGCACGAATCGACCATTTCCCGAGTGACCACGCAAAAGTATCTGCACAGTCCGCGCGGCATTTTTGAATTGAAGTATTTCTTTTCCAGTCACGTTAACACTGAAGGCGGAGGCGAAGCCTCGTCCACAGCTATCCGTGCGTTGGTGAAGAAATTAATTGCTGCGGAAAACCCCGCGAAACCGCTGAGTGACAGCAAGTTAACCTCTATGCTGTCAGAACAGGGTATCATGGTGGCACGCCGCACCGTTGCGAAGTACCGAGAGTCTTTATCCATTCCGCCGTCTAACCAGCGCAAACAGCTGGTCTGA
- the lptB gene encoding LPS export ABC transporter ATP-binding protein, translating to MATLTAKNLAKAYKGRRVVEDVSLTVNSGEIVGLLGPNGAGKTTTFYMVVGIVPRDAGNIIIDDEDISLLPLHARARRGIGYLPQEASIFRRLSVFDNLMAVLQIRDDLTSEQREDRANELMEEFHIEHLRDSLGQSLSGGERRRVEIARALAANPKFILLDEPFAGVDPISVIDIKRIIEHLRDSGLGVLITDHNVRETLAVCERAYIVSQGHLIAHGTPTEILQDEHVKRVYLGEDFRL from the coding sequence ATGGCAACATTAACTGCAAAGAACCTTGCAAAAGCCTATAAGGGCCGCCGTGTAGTGGAAGATGTCAGTCTGACCGTCAACTCCGGGGAGATTGTCGGTTTGCTCGGGCCTAACGGTGCGGGTAAGACAACGACCTTTTACATGGTAGTCGGCATTGTCCCGCGCGATGCGGGCAACATTATCATTGATGACGAAGACATCAGCCTGCTGCCTCTGCATGCGCGCGCGCGTCGCGGCATCGGCTATTTGCCGCAGGAAGCGTCTATTTTCCGTCGCCTGAGCGTGTTTGATAACCTGATGGCGGTGCTGCAAATTCGCGACGATCTGACCAGCGAGCAGCGCGAAGATCGCGCTAACGAGCTGATGGAAGAATTCCACATCGAACACCTGCGCGACAGCTTAGGTCAGTCGCTCTCCGGTGGTGAACGACGCCGCGTGGAGATCGCCCGGGCACTGGCGGCTAATCCGAAATTTATCCTGCTGGATGAACCGTTTGCCGGTGTTGACCCGATTTCCGTTATTGATATCAAACGAATCATCGAACACCTGCGCGACAGCGGGCTTGGGGTGCTGATTACCGACCATAACGTTCGCGAAACGCTGGCAGTGTGTGAGCGCGCCTATATCGTGAGTCAGGGCCACCTGATCGCGCACGGCACGCCAACAGAAATACTGCAGGATGAGCACGTTAAGCGCGTATACCTTGGGGAAGACTTCAGACTCTGA
- the arcB gene encoding aerobic respiration two-component sensor histidine kinase ArcB: MKQIRMLAQYYVDLMMKLGLVRFSLLLALALVVLAIVVQMAVTMVLHGQVESIDVIRSIFFGLLITPWAVYFLSVVVEQLEESRQRLSRLVQKLEEMRERDLKLNVQLKDNIAQLNQEIVEREKAEAERQETFEQLKVEIKEREEAQIQLEQQSSFLRSFLDASPDLVFYRNEDKEFSGCNRAMELLTGKSEKQLVNLKPADVYSPEAAEKVIETDEKVFRHNVSLTYEQWLDYPDGRKACFEIRKVPYYDRVGKRHGLMGFGRDITERKRYQDALERASRDKTTFISTISHELRTPLNGIVGLSRILLDTDLTAEQEKYLKTIHVSAVTLGNIFNDIIDMDKMERRKVQLDNQPVDFTSFMADLENLSGLQAQQKGLRFVLEPTLPLPHKVITDGTRLRQILWNLISNAVKFTQQGQVTVRARYDQGNMLHFEVEDSGIGIPQDEQDKIFAMYYQVKDSNGGKPATGTGIGLAVSKRLAKNMGGDITVSSQAGKGSIFTLTVHAPAVAEEIEDAFEDDDMPLPALNVLLVEDIELNVIVARSVLEKLGNSVDVAMTGKAALEMFTPGEYDLVLLDIQLPDMTGLDISRELTQKYAREDLPPLVALTANVLKDKKEYLDAGMDDVLSKPLSVPALTAMIKKYWDTRNKEESTVTSEESSKSQALLDIPMLEQYLELVGPKLITDGLAVFEKMMPGYLSVLESNLTARDKKGVVEEGHKIKGAAGSVGLRHLQQLGQQIQSPDLPAWEDNVAEWIEEMKQEWQHDVAVLKAWVASVEKK; this comes from the coding sequence ATGAAGCAAATCCGTATGCTGGCGCAATATTACGTCGACCTGATGATGAAGTTGGGTCTGGTGCGCTTTTCGCTGCTATTGGCGCTGGCTCTGGTCGTGTTGGCAATTGTGGTGCAGATGGCTGTCACCATGGTGCTGCACGGCCAGGTAGAAAGCATTGATGTTATCCGCTCTATCTTTTTTGGTCTGTTAATTACTCCCTGGGCCGTCTATTTCCTGTCAGTGGTGGTGGAGCAACTGGAAGAGTCCCGGCAGCGCCTGTCACGACTGGTACAAAAGCTGGAAGAGATGCGCGAGCGCGATCTCAAGCTCAATGTGCAGTTGAAAGACAATATTGCCCAGCTCAATCAGGAAATTGTTGAGCGCGAAAAAGCCGAAGCGGAGCGCCAGGAAACGTTCGAGCAGCTGAAGGTCGAAATTAAAGAGCGTGAGGAAGCGCAGATCCAGCTTGAGCAACAGTCTTCCTTCTTACGCTCTTTCCTCGATGCCTCGCCGGATCTGGTTTTTTATCGTAATGAAGATAAAGAATTTTCCGGCTGTAACCGCGCCATGGAACTGCTGACCGGCAAAAGCGAAAAGCAATTGGTGAATTTAAAACCTGCTGATGTTTACTCCCCTGAGGCGGCTGAAAAGGTTATTGAAACCGACGAGAAGGTATTCCGTCATAACGTTTCGCTCACCTACGAACAGTGGCTGGACTACCCGGACGGACGCAAAGCCTGCTTTGAAATTCGCAAGGTGCCTTACTATGACCGCGTAGGTAAGCGACATGGCCTGATGGGCTTTGGGCGTGATATTACCGAGCGTAAGCGTTATCAGGACGCGCTTGAGCGCGCCAGCCGCGATAAGACCACCTTCATTTCAACTATCAGTCACGAGCTGCGCACCCCGCTTAACGGTATTGTCGGCTTAAGCCGGATCTTGTTGGATACGGACCTGACCGCTGAGCAGGAAAAATACCTGAAAACTATCCACGTCTCTGCCGTGACGCTGGGGAATATTTTCAACGATATTATCGATATGGATAAGATGGAGCGACGTAAAGTCCAGCTCGATAACCAGCCTGTTGATTTCACCAGTTTTATGGCGGATCTGGAAAACCTCTCTGGCCTGCAGGCGCAGCAAAAGGGGCTGCGTTTTGTGCTTGAACCAACGCTGCCGCTGCCGCATAAGGTCATTACCGACGGCACGCGTTTGCGACAGATTCTGTGGAATCTTATCAGCAACGCCGTGAAGTTTACCCAGCAGGGGCAGGTGACCGTGCGCGCGCGCTATGACCAGGGGAACATGCTGCATTTCGAGGTTGAAGATTCCGGGATCGGCATTCCGCAGGATGAGCAGGATAAAATCTTCGCCATGTATTATCAGGTTAAGGACAGCAACGGCGGCAAACCGGCAACGGGAACCGGGATTGGACTGGCCGTATCGAAGCGTCTGGCGAAAAACATGGGCGGTGATATTACGGTCTCAAGCCAGGCTGGCAAAGGTTCCATCTTTACGCTGACCGTGCATGCGCCTGCGGTAGCGGAAGAGATTGAAGACGCTTTTGAAGACGATGACATGCCGCTGCCCGCCCTGAATGTGCTGCTGGTGGAAGACATTGAACTGAACGTTATTGTCGCACGTTCAGTGCTGGAAAAACTGGGCAACAGCGTGGATGTCGCCATGACCGGGAAAGCCGCGCTGGAAATGTTCACGCCGGGCGAATATGACCTGGTGCTGCTGGATATTCAGCTACCGGATATGACCGGCCTGGATATCTCGCGCGAGCTGACGCAAAAATATGCCCGTGAGGACCTGCCGCCGCTGGTTGCGCTTACCGCCAACGTCCTGAAAGATAAAAAAGAGTATCTGGACGCGGGAATGGACGACGTGCTGAGTAAGCCGCTGTCGGTTCCAGCGTTAACCGCCATGATTAAAAAATACTGGGATACCCGAAACAAAGAGGAGAGCACTGTGACATCTGAAGAGAGCAGTAAATCGCAAGCGCTGTTAGATATTCCTATGTTGGAACAATACCTCGAGCTGGTGGGACCGAAGTTAATTACCGACGGGCTGGCGGTGTTTGAGAAGATGATGCCGGGATATTTGAGCGTGCTGGAGTCAAATCTGACCGCTCGGGACAAAAAAGGCGTTGTTGAGGAAGGCCATAAAATTAAAGGCGCGGCAGGTTCTGTTGGGCTGCGCCACCTGCAACAGTTAGGCCAGCAGATCCAGTCGCCGGATCTTCCTGCCTGGGAAGATAATGTTGCTGAATGGATTGAAGAGATGAAGCAGGAGTGGCAGCACGATGTGGCGGTATTGAAGGCCTGGGTGGCGAGCGTGGAAAAAAAATGA
- the rapZ gene encoding RNase adapter RapZ, with the protein MVLMIVSGRSGSGKSVALRALEDMGFYCVDNLPVVLLPDLARTLADRQISAAVSIDVRNMPESPEIFEQAMNNLPEGFSPQLLFLDADRNTLIRRYSDTRRLHPLSSKNLSLESAIDKESDLLEPLRSRADLIVDTSEMSVHELAEMLRTRLLGKRERELTMVFESFGFKHGIPIDADYVFDVRFLPNPHWDPKLRPMTGLDRPVAAFLDRHTEVHNFIYQTRSYLELWLPMLETNNRSYLTVAIGCTGGKHRSVYIAEQLADYFRSRGKNVQSRHRTLEKRKS; encoded by the coding sequence ATGGTACTGATGATCGTCAGCGGTCGTTCGGGGTCAGGTAAATCTGTCGCCCTGCGTGCGCTGGAAGATATGGGTTTTTACTGCGTGGATAACCTTCCCGTAGTGCTGTTGCCCGATCTGGCTCGTACTCTGGCCGATCGCCAGATTTCTGCGGCCGTCAGCATTGATGTGCGCAACATGCCTGAGTCCCCGGAAATTTTCGAGCAGGCGATGAACAACCTGCCTGAAGGCTTCTCACCGCAGTTGCTGTTCCTTGACGCCGATCGCAACACCCTGATTCGCCGCTACAGCGACACCCGTCGCCTGCATCCGCTTTCCAGCAAGAACTTATCTCTGGAAAGTGCTATCGATAAGGAAAGCGATTTGCTGGAGCCCCTGCGCTCTCGCGCTGACCTGATCGTTGATACCTCCGAAATGTCCGTGCACGAACTGGCGGAAATGTTGCGTACCCGACTGCTGGGCAAGCGTGAACGCGAATTGACGATGGTATTCGAATCCTTTGGTTTCAAACACGGTATCCCGATTGACGCGGATTACGTCTTTGACGTGCGCTTCCTGCCTAACCCGCACTGGGATCCGAAGCTGCGCCCGATGACCGGTCTTGACCGCCCCGTCGCAGCCTTCCTCGACAGGCACACAGAAGTACACAATTTTATCTACCAGACTCGCAGCTATCTTGAGCTATGGTTACCCATGCTGGAGACCAACAACCGCAGCTACCTCACCGTAGCCATCGGCTGTACCGGCGGGAAGCACCGTTCGGTGTATATTGCAGAGCAGCTGGCTGACTACTTCCGCTCACGCGGTAAAAACGTGCAGTCACGCCATCGCACGCTGGAAAAACGTAAATCATGA
- the mtgA gene encoding monofunctional biosynthetic peptidoglycan transglycosylase, which yields MRKGVTAFLRRIFLRTVVVLAVFWGGGIALFSVMPVPFSAVMVERQLGAWLSGDFGYVAHSDWVSMDEISVWMGLAVIAAEDQKFPEHWGFDVSAIEKALAHNERNENRIRGASTLSQQTAKNLFLWDGRSWVRKGLEAGLTLGMETVWSKKRILTVYLNVAEFGDGIFGVEAAAQHYFHKPASRLSLSEAALLAAVLPNPMRFKANAPSGYVRSRQAWIMRQMRQLGGESFMREHKLY from the coding sequence ATGAGAAAAGGCGTTACCGCTTTTCTGCGGCGTATCTTTCTGCGGACGGTCGTTGTCCTCGCTGTATTCTGGGGCGGGGGCATCGCACTTTTCAGCGTGATGCCGGTGCCGTTCTCGGCGGTAATGGTCGAGCGGCAACTGGGTGCATGGCTGTCTGGTGATTTCGGTTATGTGGCGCACTCGGACTGGGTGAGCATGGATGAGATCTCTGTGTGGATGGGGCTGGCGGTGATTGCCGCAGAGGACCAGAAGTTTCCCGAGCACTGGGGATTTGATGTCTCCGCCATAGAGAAAGCGCTGGCGCACAACGAACGTAATGAGAACCGTATTCGCGGGGCGTCGACGTTATCGCAACAGACGGCGAAAAACCTCTTTCTGTGGGATGGACGTAGCTGGGTGCGTAAGGGCCTTGAAGCCGGGCTAACGCTGGGTATGGAAACTGTCTGGAGCAAGAAACGTATTCTGACCGTCTATCTGAACGTTGCGGAGTTTGGCGATGGAATTTTTGGCGTGGAGGCCGCTGCGCAGCACTATTTCCATAAGCCAGCCAGCCGGCTGAGTTTGTCTGAAGCGGCCTTGCTGGCGGCGGTGTTACCCAATCCTATGCGTTTTAAGGCGAATGCGCCTTCTGGTTATGTACGTAGCCGTCAGGCGTGGATTATGCGACAAATGCGCCAGTTAGGCGGTGAGTCGTTTATGCGGGAACATAAGCTGTATTAG
- the elbB gene encoding isoprenoid biosynthesis glyoxalase ElbB produces MKKVGVVLSGCGVYDGAEIHETVLTLLAIARNGAQAVCFAPDKQQADVINHLTGEPMQKTRNVLIEAARITRGEIRPLAQAVSTELDALIVPGGFGAAKNLSNFASQGSECRVDSDLAALALAMHQAGKPLGFMCIAPAMLPKIFDFPLRLTIGTDIDTAEVLEEMGAEHVPCPVDDIVVDEDNKIVTTPAYMLAQDIAQAASGIDKLVSRVLVLAE; encoded by the coding sequence ATGAAAAAAGTGGGTGTAGTGCTCAGCGGATGCGGCGTGTATGACGGCGCAGAGATCCATGAAACGGTTCTCACGCTTCTGGCCATTGCCCGCAACGGCGCTCAGGCTGTCTGTTTCGCACCGGATAAACAACAAGCGGATGTGATTAATCATCTGACCGGCGAGCCGATGCAGAAAACGCGTAATGTGCTGATTGAAGCCGCACGTATTACACGCGGCGAGATTCGCCCACTGGCTCAGGCAGTCTCAACAGAACTGGACGCGTTGATAGTGCCTGGCGGGTTTGGCGCGGCTAAAAATCTGAGCAATTTTGCCAGTCAGGGCAGTGAATGCCGGGTTGACAGTGATTTAGCTGCGCTGGCGCTGGCGATGCATCAGGCGGGTAAGCCACTGGGATTTATGTGCATTGCGCCCGCCATGTTACCTAAAATTTTTGACTTTCCGCTGCGTCTGACCATCGGTACTGATATCGATACGGCAGAGGTGCTGGAAGAGATGGGCGCTGAGCATGTGCCTTGTCCGGTTGATGACATTGTCGTCGATGAAGACAACAAAATTGTCACTACGCCTGCCTATATGCTGGCGCAGGATATCGCTCAGGCTGCGAGTGGTATCGATAAACTGGTATCGCGTGTACTGGTGCTGGCTGAATGA
- the lptA gene encoding lipopolysaccharide ABC transporter substrate-binding protein LptA, translated as MKSKTNKLSLNLVLASSLLAASIPALAVTGDTEQPIHIESDQQSLDMQGNVVTFTGNVIVTQGTIKINADKVVVTRPGGEDGKEVIDGYGDPATFYQMQDNGKPVKGRASHMHYELAKDFVVLTGKAYLEQLDSNITGDKITYLVKEQKMQAFSDKGKRVTTVLVPSQLQDKNKAPAEKKGN; from the coding sequence ATGAAATCCAAAACAAACAAACTCAGCCTTAATCTTGTGCTTGCCAGCTCACTTCTGGCCGCCAGCATCCCGGCATTGGCCGTTACCGGCGATACCGAGCAGCCGATTCACATTGAGTCGGACCAGCAGTCCCTGGATATGCAGGGCAACGTGGTGACGTTTACTGGTAACGTGATTGTGACTCAGGGCACCATTAAAATTAACGCCGATAAAGTCGTCGTAACCCGCCCTGGCGGTGAAGACGGTAAAGAAGTGATTGATGGTTACGGTGATCCCGCCACCTTTTACCAGATGCAGGACAACGGTAAGCCGGTGAAAGGCCGCGCCTCACACATGCACTATGAACTGGCAAAAGACTTCGTCGTTCTTACCGGTAAGGCTTACCTGGAACAGCTCGATAGCAACATCACGGGCGATAAGATCACCTATCTGGTAAAAGAGCAGAAAATGCAGGCCTTCAGCGATAAAGGCAAACGCGTCACCACCGTTCTGGTTCCGTCGCAGTTGCAGGACAAAAACAAGGCTCCGGCAGAGAAAAAAGGTAACTGA
- the lptC gene encoding LPS export ABC transporter periplasmic protein LptC, producing MSKTRRWVIILLSLAVLVMIGINLADKDDAAQVVVNNNEPTYKSEHTDTVVYSPEGALSYHLIAQNVEYYSEQAVSWFTQPVLTTFDKDKVPTWTIKADKAKLTNDRMLYLYGHVEVNALVPDSQLRRITTDNAQINLVTQDVTSDDLVTLYGTTFNSSGLKMRGNLRSKNAELIEKVRTSYEIQNKQTQP from the coding sequence ATGAGCAAAACCAGACGTTGGGTTATCATTCTACTGTCGCTGGCTGTCCTTGTGATGATTGGTATTAATCTGGCTGACAAAGACGACGCCGCTCAGGTCGTCGTCAATAACAACGAGCCAACCTATAAGAGCGAACATACTGATACCGTTGTGTATAGTCCGGAAGGCGCACTGAGCTATCACTTGATCGCGCAAAACGTTGAATATTATTCGGAACAAGCGGTTTCGTGGTTTACTCAACCAGTATTAACCACGTTTGATAAAGATAAAGTACCGACCTGGACGATCAAGGCTGATAAAGCCAAATTGACCAACGATCGGATGCTGTATTTGTACGGCCATGTTGAGGTCAACGCCCTGGTGCCCGACTCTCAACTACGCAGAATTACCACCGATAACGCGCAGATTAACCTGGTGACACAAGATGTCACTTCCGATGATCTCGTCACGTTATATGGCACAACATTTAACTCCAGCGGACTGAAGATGCGCGGCAACTTACGCAGCAAGAACGCCGAGCTGATTGAAAAGGTTAGAACCTCATATGAAATCCAAAACAAACAAACTCAGCCTTAA
- the ptsN gene encoding PTS IIA-like nitrogen regulatory protein PtsN: MTNNDTTLQLSNVLNQECTRAAVHCQSKKRALEIISELAAKQLSLPSQVVFEAILTREKMGSTGIGNGIAIPHGKLEEDTMRAVGVFVQLETPIAFDAIDNQPVDLLFALLVPADQTKTHLHTLSLVAKRLADKTICRRLRAAQSDQELYQIITDTEGGQDEA; the protein is encoded by the coding sequence ATGACAAATAACGATACGACTCTACAACTGAGCAATGTTCTTAACCAGGAATGTACACGTGCGGCCGTTCACTGCCAAAGCAAAAAACGCGCACTGGAAATCATCAGTGAACTGGCGGCAAAACAGCTCAGCTTGCCCTCTCAGGTGGTATTTGAAGCCATTCTGACGCGTGAAAAAATGGGCAGTACCGGCATCGGTAATGGTATTGCTATTCCGCACGGAAAGCTGGAAGAAGACACGATGCGCGCGGTTGGCGTGTTTGTGCAACTTGAAACGCCTATTGCTTTCGACGCCATTGATAATCAACCCGTCGATCTGCTTTTTGCTCTACTGGTTCCGGCAGACCAAACCAAGACGCATTTGCATACGTTGTCACTGGTCGCCAAACGTCTGGCAGATAAAACCATCTGCCGCCGCCTGCGCGCCGCACAGAGTGACCAGGAGTTGTATCAAATCATCACGGACACCGAAGGTGGACAGGATGAGGCATAA